The DNA sequence GGACGGGACCTGGTCAGCCCGGCGGCGGCGAAGTGCCGCTGCAACGTCCGAGCCGACGGGGTGAACCCGCCGTGCGCGGCCAGCACGGCCGCGACCTGCGCGGCGGTCCGATCCGGTGCCTCGGTCTTCAGCGCCACCGCCAGCTCCAAACACGTGCGCCGGGGTGGCCGGCAGCACCCGGCGGGGCGCCGGGACCAGCGCGGCGAACCCACCGCGGCGGTAGTCCCGGATCCAGCGGTCCAGGGTGGCCCAGGAGACCCGTACCGGCGTCCCGAACGGCCCCGGATGCGTCCTGGCGGCGACCGCCCGGACCAGCCGGCCGCGCTGCTTGGTGCTCAACGCCGGATCGAGGGCGTCTTGGATCAGGC is a window from the Actinomycetota bacterium genome containing:
- a CDS encoding helix-turn-helix domain-containing protein, encoding MSKEQDRDDARRARAREVGLFRYGLIQDALDPALSTKQRGRLVRAVAARTHPGPFGTPVRVSWATLDRWIRDYRRGGFAALVPAPRRVLPATPAHVFGAGGGAEDRGTGSDRRAGRGRAGRARRVHPVGSDVAAALRRRRADQVPS